A stretch of Cydia splendana chromosome 7, ilCydSple1.2, whole genome shotgun sequence DNA encodes these proteins:
- the LOC134792532 gene encoding retinol dehydrogenase 13-like, whose protein sequence is MFLVTLLIINVIFAFVVWVYCKLTSGVCSSSRHLVGKTVIVTGANAGIGYETAKDLAARGARLILACRNEVRGRAAKDQLTAATGNSDVHYHHLDLASLKSVRSFADNILKTEKRLDILVNNAGCYGSNFEKTEDELLLEMQTNHFGPFLLTNLLLPLLKSSAPSRIVNVSSVAHMGAVIDFDNLNAEKETKKTYSKITVYCNTKMCNILMTVELERRLKGTGVTVNALHPGIIATGISAHDRLMSTSLFFLKPFCKTPWEGAQTSIHLAVAPELSGTSGRYFRDCREVKPSKQAQDTELARKLWEESERLVKLKTA, encoded by the coding sequence ATGTTTTTAGTcactttattaattataaatgtgATCTTTGCTTTTGTTGTATGGGTGTACTGTAAATTGACTAGCGGTGTATGTAGCAGCAGCAGACATTTGGTGGGGAAAACGGTTATTGTGACTGGAGCGAATGCTGGGATCGGGTATGAAACGGCTAAGGATTTGGCGGCTAGAGGCGCGAGGCTGATACTAGCGTGCAGGAACGAAGTCCGCGGCCGCGCAGCGAAGGATCAGTTAACCGCTGCTACTGGAAACTCTGATGTCCACTACCATCACCTCGACCTCGCATCATTAAAATCAGTCAGATCATTCGCAGACAATATCCTCAAAACCGAAAAACGTCTCGACATCCTTGTGAACAACGCAGGCTGTTATGGGTCAAATTTCGAGAAAACTGAAGATGAACTACTTCTAGAAATGCAGACTAATCATTTCGGACCTTTCCTCCTGACCAATTTGTTACTTCCACTACTTAAATCCTCAGCACCAAGTCGCATAGTAAATGTTTCATCGGTCGCACACATGGGGGCAGTTATTGACTTCGATAATCTAAACGCAGAAAAGGAAACTAAAAAAACCTACAGTAAAATCACAGTGTATTGTAATACAAAGATGTGTAACATCTTGATGACAGTAGAATTGGAAAGGCGGTTAAAAGGAACGGGTGTGACGGTAAATGCTTTACATCCTGGAATTATCGCAACAGGGATTTCAGCACACGACCGGCTAATGAGTACCTCTTTGTTTTTCTTGAAGCCATTTTGTAAAACGCCGTGGGAAGGAGCGCAGACCTCTATCCACCTAGCCGTGGCGCCGGAACTCTCTGGTACGAGTGGCCGATATTTTAGAGACTGCAGAGAAGTAAAACCGAGCAAACAAGCTCAAGATACTGAACTGGCTCGAAAACTTTGGGAAGAATCGGAGAGACTGGTTAAATTAAAAACTGCATAG